Below is a window of Undibacterium sp. YM2 DNA.
GTGACAGATGGGAGCAGGATTTGCCGTTGCGGGGAAATCGCACTGTAAATCGCGAAGATGTGAGCTGAAATGACTTTTGCGTTTGGCGATACTCAACTGATAACGGGCCCATTTTGAAAAACAGACCAAAAAGCTCACCACAGAGACACAGAGGAAGAAAGAAGAGAATACTCAAATCAAGTCTATCCATTTTGGCAAAGAGATTTTTTCCTCTTGCTTTTCTCAGTGTCTCTGTGTCTCTGTGCCTCTGCGGTGAAAGGTCTTTCAGGCATTGAACCCGTGAAGATGAAAAAGAACTGAGCCGTTTGCACCCCCGTTGTTTTTCATCCATATGCCATACGAAAATGAACGCATGTCATCGTCCCGTCACGCACGTCCATTACCCTCGCGCGACTTGACCTTAGGATGTGAATGCAATGCTTAAAAATTCCATGCTGCGCCTGCATAGAAACTTCATTATCACTGCCTGCGTGGCATTGATTGCCTTTATTTTTCTATATGCCTATATGGGCACACCCAAGCCCTTCATCAAATGGAAGTGGATGGACATCGTCGGTGAAGGCGGTACCTCGGTGATGTCTGGCCTGTGGTTGCTGATCATGCTCAGCAGCCGTCCCAAGGGGCTGGTGACGCGGCTGTTTGCATTTGGCCTGGCAGCCATCATGTTGGGTTCATGGGCAGATTGCCTGGATGAGTTTTTTGCGATACCCAAGGAAGATGTCTGGGATAACTGGCTGGAATCCATGCTGGTCTTTGCCGGTATGCTCATCGTCACTGCCGGCATGTATTACTGGCGCGAAGAACAGTTCACGCTGAATGAACATTTGCAAAAGCGTGAGCGTCTGTTCCGTGACCACCGTGCAATTGACCGTGTGACCCAGCTCAGCAATGCTGATTATTTGCGCCTGCAAATCAAGCAGGAGCTGGACAGCCATCCCGGCGTGCCCTGTGCGCTGGTGTTGCTGGACATAGACCAGTTCCATCTGATCAACCGTCAGCATGGACAGCATGAGGGCGACCGTGTCTTGCAGGCTGTCAGCCACATGCTCTTGCTGAACCTGCGTAATGAAGATGTGTTATGTCGTTATGCAGGCGACAGGTTTGCCCTGGTCTTGCATGACACCAGTCTGGAAGAGGCGCAGGCACTGGCCGTGCATCTGTGCAAGATGGTCAGGCAGATGCGTTATTGCGCCAAAGAGGCGACGCTGGAAATCAGCATGCGTCATGCCTGCACTATGGCAGACGATGCGCCAGATACTTTGTTGAGCAGGCTCAGCCGCGCAGTGGAAGCCAATGCACTTGCCTCTGCTGAGACGCAGTTGGCAACGAGGGGCTTGTAATGCATTTCCATCAGGCGGCAGACGCCTGCCTGCAAGCCGGGTACCATGCGGCGCAGATATTGGCCTATACGCGCAGCCGCGAAGTCGATGATGAGCTCATCTTGCGTAGTGTAAGCCTTGAGGCGGCACGGATCACGCAAGGGCAATGTAGCATCAGTCCGCAGCAATATCTGCAACTGCTGGGTAACGCACTACAGGCCCTGCGCAGTGCCGACAGCAGTTTCATGCTGGGACAGCAAATGCTGCCTGGGCATTTTGGCAGCGTCAGTCATGCATTATTGCAGGCACAAAGCCTGCGGCAGGCATTGGAGATTTTGTGCGCGCATTCCACCCGCCTGTGTCCTTTGCTCAGACCCAGGTTCAGTGAAGGCAAGGATATGGCTGTCTTGTACTGGATGAATAGCTATGGCGCCCCCAGTCTGCACCCGGCAATAGTCGAGATGCACATGACAGCCGTGGTTGCGATGTGTCGTTGGCTTAGTGGTGTGCGCTTGCCATGGCGCTTTTGTTTCAACCGCAGCGCTGCCCGTCACACCGAGCAACATGAAGTACACCTCGGCAGTGAGTTGCGTTTTAATTGCCATCTGGATGCCATGTTGATCGCCACAGAATACCTGGATTTGCCGTGGCCACGCGGTAATGCGCTGGCAGCCAGCCTGGCCTTGCAACAGGCACAGCAAGAAGCCTTGCTCAGCGATGAAACGCCGAGCCTGTTAAATGCGGTCTATGATTACCTGCTGACCCATATACGAGGCAACCCCAGCCTGGAGCAACTGGCGGCCGCATTTGCAGTTAGCCCGGCCAGCATGAAACGCTATCTGGCCAAAGAGGGTACGCATTTCCAGGCCGAGCTGGATCAGGTCCGCACGCATGTCGCCCTGTATTTATTCCATAGCAGACATTACGACAATGAGGCAGTTGCCATGCACCTGGGTTTTCATGATGCGAATAATTTCCGGCGTTCTTTCAAGCGCTGGACAGGGCTGACGCCCAGCAGCCTGAAAGAAAATCTGACTCAGGATTTTCCTGGACTGAATTTCAGTGTTGGAATCTGATGGTGGGATAATAATCAGGCGATTTCTTCCACCACTGGATCAATGTATATCCTTGATCCGTCGTTCATACGGCACGCTTGAATCTTTACCCCGGTTTTGCCGTACGCTCACGGAAATGATTTTCAATAATATCCTGATGAGTACAAAAGCAATAAACAAGGTAATGATCAGCGGAATAATCGTGATCAGCAGCGCGATAGCAAGAATGATAACCAGGATTTTTGGCAAGGGCGTGCGCAGCAGGCGTTCTCCTACCTTTTGTCCTATCTGACGAAACTCTTGTGCTGCCTGTCGGCAGACAGAGTACAGGTATTGGCTGATGCTATTTTTCATGGGTAACTCCTGAATCGGTGCTTGCCTGATCTGAAAATCAGGCGATGGGGGCATTATCAGCATGCTTGCGCAAATAATCTACGGTAATTTTAATGCGAAATTGCCGTTCCCTGTTTTTCAGGGCCAATTCTGTAGTGTATTCCCTTGATAGAAGCGAAAAGAGCGACCAGCTTGGTCGCTCTTTTATTTCAGCTGACTACGGCTAGTTCATTACTTATTTAGCCTTGCCCAAATGTTGCAGGAAGAAAGCTTCATATTTCTTGTGCAAAGCCTTGGGTTTGACTGTGCCACCCAGGCCATGTTCACCATCTGGATCAAGGAAGAGATCAACCAGGGATTCCTTGCCGTTTTCCAGCAATGCACGATACACATTCACTGTATCCTGATACAGCACGTTAGGGTCTTGCATGCCATGTACCAGCATCAGCGGTTTTTTCAGGCCAGCAGTCAGGGGCAGCAGCGAATATTTACGCAGGTTGGGTTTACTGCGTTCTGTCTTGCCTATGGTGCGGCCGCTGTACCAGCTATTGTAGTTTTCCCATTCTGTCGGGCCAGCACCGGCGATACCGGCAGCAAAGGTATCAGGGCTGGTGTACATGGTGTATTGGGTCTGGAAGCCGCCAAAGCTCCAGCCTGTGAGGCCTATGCGTTTGCCATCTACGCCCAGGTTCTTTTGCATGTACTTGGTCAGGTCTTCCAGGTCTTCTGCCTGCGGCTTGCCTACCTGTTCCCAGTTGGCATCGCTGAACTTGCGGCCATAATTGGAGTGGCCGCGTGGGTCAACTGCCACAGTCACATAACCATGCTTGGCTGCCATATACATGCCAAACATATAGGCGGTCTGCTGGAAGCTGTCAGTCTCGACGATATGCCTGTCATTCAGTGGGCCGCCATAAGTGTAGACAATCGCAGGGCGGTGGTCAGATGAGCTCAGACCGGCTGGCTTGAACACATAAGCCTGTATCTTGTCACCATGGCGGTTGGTGTAACTGAAGCGCTCAGGGCGTTGCAGGTCTATCGCATTCCAATGCGGGTCATGGCTTTGTGTCAGCGTCGTGGATTTCGCTTTATTGATATCCACCAGTTTCAATTCAGGGCGGCTGGCCCATTGGCCTGCCATGCTGGCCAGTTTGTCGCCGCTTTCTGTCACGGTACTGTTGCGGTGGAAGTCACCAGCCTGGCCCAGAGCTTTCATGTCACCAGTTGCGAGATCGACCTTGTACGCATTCATGGCGGCAAAATCATCCTTGTTGGCGAGTACGAACATGGATTTATTGTCATCGCTAAAACCGATGATGTTGTGGGCTTCAAAATCACCTTTGAGCAATGGTTTTGCGCTGCCATTGCTGACATCAATCACGTAGGGCTGGCGATAACCTTGCTCGTCGAGGACGGCAACCAGTTGCTGGCTGTCTGCAGTGAAGCGTGGTGCCAGCACATTGACAACTTCGTGGCCAACATTGCCACGTCTTTCAAAAACCATTTGTGGCTTGACGCCTTCTTCTGCCTTGCCTACATAGATGCGCAGCAAGTCTTTTTCACGTTCCCAGGTGGAGAAGGTATAACGGCTGCCATCCTTGGCCCAGGCTACCGGGCTCATTTCAAACCAGACATCGCCACCATCATTGGTGAAGACTGGTTGTGGCTGGCGTGCTGATGCTTCGCCGACACGGCGTATGTACAGGGCCGTGGCAGGTACTTTGCGCTTGTCATCGGACACTTCACGCGGCACTTTTTTGGCCGTAGCAAAGCGCTCGCTGTAGTTCATGATCTCTACCTGGCGTTCAGAAGGTGGGGGCGGTTTGCCGTTTTCTGGCTTGGCATCAGGTGCCTCGGCAGAAATCGCCATCCATTGCTTGTCTTCACTGAGCACGGTATTGGCGATGCGGTATTTTTTCTCGGCATCGTCAGGGTGTATCAGTTCGCGGTTCAACTGTCGTATTGTGCTGCTGCCAAAGCTGGCGCTGTACAGGCGTTTTTCATCCATGTAGATATAGCCATTATCATCTGCCTTGAAGGCGACGATGCGTTCAGGCTTGTCAGTCTGGGTCAGGCGTTCTATCTTGCCATCTGCGGCATTCAGGCGGAACAGGTCGCCGCGATACTGGAAGATCAGTTCATTCTTTTTATTCGCCCAGACCAGGGCATCCACACCAGGATATAGGTCAGTCGGTTTGAGTTTTTCTTTTTCGAGTTTCTTTTTCAGCTCGTCACGCAATTCCCATACTTCCTTGGCCTTGTCGTCCTTGGCTTCTTTCTTTTCCTCTTTTTTGTCGCTGTCGTTTTTAGCTACGCTGGCTGTGCCGGTTTTTGCGGCGGCCGCTTTTTCTTTGGCGGCTTCTGCATCAGCCTCTGCTTTCTTGGCAGCGTCCTTGGCTTTTTTTTCGGCCAGTTCACGTTTCACTTCTTCCAGCGCGGTTTCTTCCCACTGCATCAGGTTGACTTTTTCACCGCGCAGGTAGGCGGCCTGGGCTTCTGCCTTGGCCTGGCGCTCGGCTTCTTCTTTTTCTTTTTGTTTGGCTTTTTTATCGAAGCGTTCCCAGTCTTCTGGCGCATCGTAGGTTTTCATCAATGCTGGTGAAGTGATGCGTTTGGTTTCACCAGTCTGGGTGTCATGTACATATAAATCAAAACCATTTTCACCGAAAGGGTTCCAGGTGTATGCCAGGTAACGGCCATCCTTGCTGAATTGTATATGGCGGGCGGCCTGGCCTGCATAGCCTTTGGCGCGGTATACCTGTTCCAGCGTCAGGTCGGCTGGCTTGATTTTGGCGACACTAGCAATTGCTGGGGCAGCAGGTGCGGCCTGCGCAGTTTCTTGAGGAAATAGCAAGCTGGCTGCCCCGCTAAAAGCGAGCGCAATACTGACGGTGAGAATTTTCCGAGACATAGTGAAAACCTTGGTTTTAGTTTAATTAGCAGGTATGGGATTGATCAGGAGGTGATGCGCAAATGCCGATGTTAGCAAGCTATCGCTGGAATTAACGCATTTTCCATAGACAAATGCCAGTGAAGACAGTTCCACAGGAAAACAAATTCTACAAAATTCGGTAGAAAATTTGCTTTTGCCTTATTAAAGCGGAGTTAGCTTCAGTTTTTTGTGGGATTGAGCTTCACCCAAGCAGCTTGCGGTATTGCTGAGGGCTGAGTCCCAGCCTGGATTTGAAGGCGCTGCCAAGATGGGATTGATGAGCAAAACCACAATCTGCTGCAATATCTGCAATAGATAAATTGCTATCAAGGATGAGCAAGCGCGCCCTTTGCAGGCGACGCTCAGTGATGTAGGCATGTGGTGTGGTGCCGGTTGCATGGGCAAAGCTGCGCAAGAAGCGCAGCAGTGGCATATTTGCCATCGTTGCCAGCTCTTCCAGATTCAAGGCGGTGTCGAGTTGATCTTCGATGTAATCCAGTATGCGGCCATGTAAAACTTTGTCTTGTGCATATGGGCTAGATGTCTTTACCTTGCTTGATTTTTCATTGGCGAGCGCTAAGCCCCGCTGCAAAAACAGGCCAGCTTTTTCTTGCAGGAGCAGAGCATCTTTATCTTTTTGCAAGAGCAGACTGCGCAATTGCCAGGCCAGCATGACGGCCTGTTTGTCGCCATGGAATATCTGTCTCGGCGATGATGCACGCATGTCTGCCAGCAGATCAGGATTGGTGATGTGCATGAGCAGGTATTCACCGCCATGTGCAGATTCTGAAAACATCGGTAAGCCAGCGGTGCTGATGGCAAAGTCGCCTGGCCAGGCATCAAAGTCATGACGGATATCGCTGCCTATCGCATGCACGCCTGTCTGACGTGCAAACGCCAGACCCAGGCTGGTATGGGACGATGCACTATTGGTGGTATAGGGCGCGGCTGGTAATAATTCCAGTCTTGCCCACTTGATGTCGATAGTATCCATGCTCATGACAAAAGCTCTCTGCTGAAATTTCTTGATAGCCTGGAAATGCGGTCTG
It encodes the following:
- a CDS encoding GGDEF domain-containing protein; the encoded protein is MLKNSMLRLHRNFIITACVALIAFIFLYAYMGTPKPFIKWKWMDIVGEGGTSVMSGLWLLIMLSSRPKGLVTRLFAFGLAAIMLGSWADCLDEFFAIPKEDVWDNWLESMLVFAGMLIVTAGMYYWREEQFTLNEHLQKRERLFRDHRAIDRVTQLSNADYLRLQIKQELDSHPGVPCALVLLDIDQFHLINRQHGQHEGDRVLQAVSHMLLLNLRNEDVLCRYAGDRFALVLHDTSLEEAQALAVHLCKMVRQMRYCAKEATLEISMRHACTMADDAPDTLLSRLSRAVEANALASAETQLATRGL
- a CDS encoding AraC family transcriptional regulator, whose translation is MHFHQAADACLQAGYHAAQILAYTRSREVDDELILRSVSLEAARITQGQCSISPQQYLQLLGNALQALRSADSSFMLGQQMLPGHFGSVSHALLQAQSLRQALEILCAHSTRLCPLLRPRFSEGKDMAVLYWMNSYGAPSLHPAIVEMHMTAVVAMCRWLSGVRLPWRFCFNRSAARHTEQHEVHLGSELRFNCHLDAMLIATEYLDLPWPRGNALAASLALQQAQQEALLSDETPSLLNAVYDYLLTHIRGNPSLEQLAAAFAVSPASMKRYLAKEGTHFQAELDQVRTHVALYLFHSRHYDNEAVAMHLGFHDANNFRRSFKRWTGLTPSSLKENLTQDFPGLNFSVGI
- a CDS encoding prolyl oligopeptidase family serine peptidase, translated to MSRKILTVSIALAFSGAASLLFPQETAQAAPAAPAIASVAKIKPADLTLEQVYRAKGYAGQAARHIQFSKDGRYLAYTWNPFGENGFDLYVHDTQTGETKRITSPALMKTYDAPEDWERFDKKAKQKEKEEAERQAKAEAQAAYLRGEKVNLMQWEETALEEVKRELAEKKAKDAAKKAEADAEAAKEKAAAAKTGTASVAKNDSDKKEEKKEAKDDKAKEVWELRDELKKKLEKEKLKPTDLYPGVDALVWANKKNELIFQYRGDLFRLNAADGKIERLTQTDKPERIVAFKADDNGYIYMDEKRLYSASFGSSTIRQLNRELIHPDDAEKKYRIANTVLSEDKQWMAISAEAPDAKPENGKPPPPSERQVEIMNYSERFATAKKVPREVSDDKRKVPATALYIRRVGEASARQPQPVFTNDGGDVWFEMSPVAWAKDGSRYTFSTWEREKDLLRIYVGKAEEGVKPQMVFERRGNVGHEVVNVLAPRFTADSQQLVAVLDEQGYRQPYVIDVSNGSAKPLLKGDFEAHNIIGFSDDNKSMFVLANKDDFAAMNAYKVDLATGDMKALGQAGDFHRNSTVTESGDKLASMAGQWASRPELKLVDINKAKSTTLTQSHDPHWNAIDLQRPERFSYTNRHGDKIQAYVFKPAGLSSSDHRPAIVYTYGGPLNDRHIVETDSFQQTAYMFGMYMAAKHGYVTVAVDPRGHSNYGRKFSDANWEQVGKPQAEDLEDLTKYMQKNLGVDGKRIGLTGWSFGGFQTQYTMYTSPDTFAAGIAGAGPTEWENYNSWYSGRTIGKTERSKPNLRKYSLLPLTAGLKKPLMLVHGMQDPNVLYQDTVNVYRALLENGKESLVDLFLDPDGEHGLGGTVKPKALHKKYEAFFLQHLGKAK
- a CDS encoding AraC family transcriptional regulator is translated as MSMDTIDIKWARLELLPAAPYTTNSASSHTSLGLAFARQTGVHAIGSDIRHDFDAWPGDFAISTAGLPMFSESAHGGEYLLMHITNPDLLADMRASSPRQIFHGDKQAVMLAWQLRSLLLQKDKDALLLQEKAGLFLQRGLALANEKSSKVKTSSPYAQDKVLHGRILDYIEDQLDTALNLEELATMANMPLLRFLRSFAHATGTTPHAYITERRLQRARLLILDSNLSIADIAADCGFAHQSHLGSAFKSRLGLSPQQYRKLLG